The Naumovozyma castellii chromosome 2, complete genome sequence CCAAATGTTAAACCGTGGGTACATTTTGTAGCAGGTGGGATTGGTGGTATGGCAGGTGCCGTTGTTACTTGTCCGTTTGATTTAGTTAAGACGAGGTTACAAAGTGATATCTACCAATCAGTGTATAAATCAAAAGCAGCTACGGTGACGGCAGCCCATAACTCGAAGATAGCCAATTCACTTGTCCAAGCAGGTACtcattttaaagaaacatttgGGATTTTAGGAAATGTTTATAAAAGAGAAGGTTTCAGAAGTCTTTTCAAAGGGTTAGGCCCCAATCTGGTCGGTGTCATCCCAGCCAGAAGTATCAACTTTTTTACTTATGGTActacaaaagaaatatattccaaAGCCTTTAATAATGGGCAGGAGACACCATTGATCCATCTAATGTCAGCCGCGACTGCAGGTTGGGCCACCTCAACCGCGACAAACCCAATTTGGATGATCAAAACAAGAGTACAGTTAGATAAAGCAGGcacaacaagaaaatataaaaacTCATGGGACTGTCTTAAGACAGTACTGAAAAGTGAAGGTATATATGGACTGTATAGAGGGTTGAGTGCATCATATTTGGGTTCAATTGAAggtattcttcaatggctACTGTACGAACaaatgaaacatttaataaaaCAACGTTCCATAGAGAAATTTGGACATGAGGGTCAATTGACAAAGAGCAGAACTGAAAAGATAAAAGAATGGTGCCAGAGATCGGGAAGTGCAGGTGTTGCTAAATTCATAGCAAGTATCGTTACCTACCCTCATGAAGTTGTTAGAACAAGACTAAGACAAATGCCAAtggaaaatggaaaacCAAAATATACTGGTTTAGTACAAAGTTTTAGAGtaataattaaagaagaaggtcTAGCATCAATGTATAGTGGGTTAACTCCACATCTGATGAGAACAGTTCCGAATAGTATTATCATGTTCGGTACTTGGGAACTTGTCATTAGGCTTCTATCCTAGATCATATTGCACATTAAAGGAATCTGCGCTACCTCACAATCAGAGCTGAATACCCAACATTATTACGTAATTAATGtcttgtaaataaatataattgatagatctattattttattatgttatattgttatttattattgattttcaatttctggTTGCCATGGTCGGTAATATTAACAAAATTGATGAGTCTTGCTTGAGTGGTTTTACTTATAACAATGGATGGTTTCTGCGTCTGAAAATCATACTTCTTCTTGAGTAGAAGATAAAGCCAATTCTCCTCTGTAAGTGAAGTTCAATATACTTTCAACACTGAAAGGTTTACTTGGTTTGTAATTATTTTTGGAGcttaaattcaattcatcttcgtTTTCAAGGTCTTTGAAGTTATGTTTCTCAAATTCCGTAGTAAAGATACCTAATGCCCATTTTGTAATATCCTTGTCATTTTGAAGTGTTTTTTCGAGTTGTTTAGGGTCAATAGTACTTAAATCAATTCCGAGGGTTTCTCTAGCATCTGAAATCCAATCATCAACCTCTGGtgcattttttttccttagAAGAGTGGTTAAAAGATTCTCATGTGAAGTCGTTGGAAATTTAGGCAGAGGATACACTACAGTTGAATCCAGTGTCTCCTGGAAGTGTTGTAATGTAGTAGTCACAGACATCAGTTGAGACAGCGTGACGTTTATTTGTGATTGTAATGAGTACCATTGCGGGAGTTCTGCCCTTGATAGTTCGTCCCTGATTCTCCTCAAGGAGTGCGTAAGCTGTGCTAACCTCATTCTGACAGCATCTAACGCTTGTGTAGGAATGTCATTGAAATTGTCCTTAACGGTATTTTGCAGGGCTTCATCAGAGGGATTGggaacaatattttctggTGATTGAGACATGCTGTATTCCTATTATCCTGTTAGAATTTAATCGGTTTGGATTACTAGTAGactttcaaattattagcTCTAAATGGGTAGATCGAAATGGGACGTTCACTTTAATTCAGTTTCACTAAAGGAACTATTCTAATATTTTCGGAACTGGACTTGAACaatgaaaattcaaaaattattaaatcagTTCACAATGTGTGCTACGGCCAACAATAAGTAATATAAGAAGAACTATTGAGGTAGTAGCTCCACTTTTTATCAAGTGAAATGGCAATTAAGGAAAAGTATCAGCTTACCAATGATATAAAGAAAACCAACAGAATAAATAAACCGGATCATAAATCAGCGGTTCGAAAAGActttaaagatattaaaaatgaGACTGTACTTGACGCTCAACCTCAGAATGAAGCAAGTAAAAGAGATTTAgttgaattaaaggaaaagagTATATTTTATGATAAGGATTGGAATGCAGAAGGTAAGGCCCCCTTCGATCTTCGGAATATTCCTTACAACTCTAAGACGTTTGTACGAAGAGGGCCCCCAATCAACCCCATGTTAGCTGGCTTGGATACAACAAATATTCCTGAACCTATTGAGTCAAACCACTAGAATAGTATCAGAAGAACTCTGCTGGTAAGCATTCGTTGGTTCGTCTGTATTCTGCTTATTTGAAAACTAAGACATTGGTACTGAGTAAGAGCCCTAGGTATCCTGTACCCTCTCTTACTACTTGCTCAGCTGTTTGGATTTGGGGATAGCATCttctcaaatatttttttatttagaATGGATCGCATCTTATTGTGTTCCAACTAAAACACTTAGCAAGACAAGACTCATGATGTATATGTATGATACAGGTGGATAATAAGGTTTGCCTCTTGATGTATGCATCAGACAGCTAGATCGTCATTGTATAAATAATACATAAGTACTTATATTCATACTTATACTTGTTCCACTAAATTATGAGCGGGTTTCCATACCTGTACTGAATTATCGTTGGACACACTACACATTAACCATGTATCATGtaaattccaagaaatatCATTCACACCTAACATATGGCCACCATGAGTGAATACTAATTCGTCAGTGGACACGTCCCACAGCTTCACTAACCCATCATCTTGGCCTGCACTTGCCACGATTGTTTCCAAGTTTGGGTTCCATTCTAACGTCGAAATAGAGGATCCATGGTGTAACGTTTTTATGGGTTCCCCAtccaattttcttaaatCCCAGAGATTAATTCTACCTTCTGAATCACCAGAGATTAGTAAGGAATCGCAATGAGAGTTAAATTTACAAGAATTGATTCCACCATTGTGCATTTTCTCGTTAGACCTCAGTATTTCCGTACCTAATCTATTATCAAAGAGTCCTATAATATTACTTTCTCCAGATGCAGCCAATATTGAATCATGGCTAGGATGCCAATTAACGTCGTTGACACCCAGTGCATCAAAATCGACATTTAACAATGGGGTATCCATTTCCAGTTtagaatttgaatattttttcaaatcccATAACTGTATCTGTCCAGATGAGTAACAGGATGCCAATAAACCTTCTCTTTGTAAATTCCACGATATCGATGTAGCCTCATTTGTATTCTCCACGTTTTCAATTCCCTTTGGCGGACAATATAGTGCTGCCTCGTAAGGTTTTAAGTTTTTCGATTGTCTCATTCTCAAAGACCCATGTTTCGTTCTATCAAATATGTATATGGATCCATGGGAAGATGCACCGGCGATGACATCAGGGTTTTGAGGTAGATATCTTGCTATATTACAGTCACCATCGGGAAATCTTATGGATATATCATTAGTTAAATTTTTAGAAGgcaatttaatattattttccgGTTTAAATTCCATTTCGTCCATATCAAagttatttattgatgCC is a genomic window containing:
- the MED8 gene encoding RNA polymerase II mediator complex subunit MED8 (ancestral locus Anc_8.551) is translated as MSQSPENIVPNPSDEALQNTVKDNFNDIPTQALDAVRMRLAQLTHSLRRIRDELSRAELPQWYSLQSQINVTLSQLMSVTTTLQHFQETLDSTVVYPLPKFPTTSHENLLTTLLRKKNAPEVDDWISDARETLGIDLSTIDPKQLEKTLQNDKDITKWALGIFTTEFEKHNFKDLENEDELNLSSKNNYKPSKPFSVESILNFTYRGELALSSTQEEV
- the AIM4 gene encoding Aim4p (ancestral locus Anc_8.550), encoding MAIKEKYQLTNDIKKTNRINKPDHKSAVRKDFKDIKNETVLDAQPQNEASKRDLVELKEKSIFYDKDWNAEGKAPFDLRNIPYNSKTFVRRGPPINPMLAGLDTTNIPEPIESNH
- the MSI1 gene encoding Msi1p (ancestral locus Anc_8.548), producing the protein MSAIEEEHVPQSSIPEDLQQRYSNWKKNTRLLYDYLNTNSKKWPSLTCQFFHDLDTTSDTHRILLSAFTSSQLPEDEAIYIAKLSTLKHLEWASINNFDMDEMEFKPENNIKLPSKNLTNDISIRFPDGDCNIARYLPQNPDVIAGASSHGSIYIFDRTKHGSLRMRQSKNLKPYEAALYCPPKGIENVENTNEATSISWNLQREGLLASCYSSGQIQLWDLKKYSNSKLEMDTPLLNVDFDALGVNDVNWHPSHDSILAASGESNIIGLFDNRLGTEILRSNEKMHNGGINSCKFNSHCDSLLISGDSEGRINLWDLRKLDGEPIKTLHHGSSISTLEWNPNLETIVASAGQDDGLVKLWDVSTDELVFTHGGHMLGVNDISWNLHDTWLMCSVSNDNSVQVWKPAHNLVEQV
- the RIM2 gene encoding Rim2p, which produces MGKKSLTELEEEAIESTPYLGSDERASNLRAAQNLEDSTKKIKPESHPNVKPWVHFVAGGIGGMAGAVVTCPFDLVKTRLQSDIYQSVYKSKAATVTAAHNSKIANSLVQAGTHFKETFGILGNVYKREGFRSLFKGLGPNLVGVIPARSINFFTYGTTKEIYSKAFNNGQETPLIHLMSAATAGWATSTATNPIWMIKTRVQLDKAGTTRKYKNSWDCLKTVLKSEGIYGLYRGLSASYLGSIEGILQWLLYEQMKHLIKQRSIEKFGHEGQLTKSRTEKIKEWCQRSGSAGVAKFIASIVTYPHEVVRTRLRQMPMENGKPKYTGLVQSFRVIIKEEGLASMYSGLTPHLMRTVPNSIIMFGTWELVIRLLS